In Comamonas sp. lk, the following proteins share a genomic window:
- a CDS encoding ABC transporter permease — MTESTASASPRAALTFRSGLNLWKLGAKWLERLACLLLFFSIWEFLPRAGIVSSAFLSPPSAVLAAIAQLIENGQLNKHIFASLQRSLAGLSLAILAGVSLGLLMGVIRRFEAFVDPLLQLFRQVSALALFPVFLLFFGIGEASKIAIIFWAAFWPVLLNAISGVKQVEKLLIHSALSMGATRGFIFFKVILPAAAPSIFTGIRLAGAYSITALVAAEMIGSHAGLGFLTLNSQEIFQIPSMYAGIVLLALLGLALNYVLALLEKRLTRWRNGLEFHE, encoded by the coding sequence ATGACCGAGTCGACCGCCTCGGCAAGCCCCCGCGCTGCCCTCACCTTCCGCTCGGGCTTGAATTTATGGAAATTGGGCGCGAAGTGGTTGGAACGCCTGGCCTGCCTGCTCTTGTTTTTTTCGATCTGGGAGTTTCTGCCGCGTGCAGGCATCGTCAGCTCGGCCTTTCTGAGCCCGCCTTCCGCCGTGCTGGCCGCCATCGCCCAGCTGATAGAAAACGGACAGCTGAACAAGCACATCTTCGCCAGCCTGCAGCGTTCGCTGGCAGGCCTGTCGCTGGCCATTCTGGCCGGCGTGAGTCTGGGCCTGCTGATGGGTGTGATACGCCGCTTTGAAGCCTTCGTCGATCCTCTGCTGCAGCTGTTCAGACAGGTCTCGGCTCTGGCTTTGTTTCCGGTATTTCTGCTGTTCTTCGGCATTGGCGAAGCCTCCAAGATCGCCATCATTTTCTGGGCGGCTTTCTGGCCCGTGCTGCTCAATGCCATCAGCGGCGTCAAGCAGGTGGAAAAGCTGCTGATTCACTCGGCGCTGTCCATGGGTGCCACACGCGGCTTCATCTTCTTCAAGGTCATCTTGCCGGCCGCTGCGCCTTCCATCTTCACTGGCATTCGCTTGGCCGGGGCTTACTCCATCACCGCCCTGGTGGCGGCCGAGATGATTGGCTCGCACGCAGGCCTGGGCTTTCTGACGCTGAACTCACAGGAGATCTTCCAGATTCCCAGCATGTATGCCGGCATCGTCCTGCTGGCCTTGCTGGGCCTGGCGCTCAACTATGTGCTGGCCTTGCTGGAAAAGCGGCTGACGCGCTGGCGCAACGGGCTGGAGTTTCATGAGTAA
- a CDS encoding SGNH/GDSL hydrolase family protein translates to MASKLKLLAAALATAGLLAACGGGGGADTTPKAKVTSVKVMGDSLADSGTFGFKFTVQGSALTGAGSTPIWPERIADQFSQSLCAHYRAGDENLTTYQEVASCTNYAVGGGRVNPLDAPTSPKSVLVQIQAASKAGFSADDLVIIDGGANDAADVIGALIAAARGNSQPLNAMVAWLDSKAPGTSTALMTQAGGDASKFAGLAAGAYLQTLAKTLAGSIAQNVIAKGATRVAVLNVPAITKTPRFQMVLASIAQAAGGGETGAAAAAKQEAAFDSLVQVFNTQLGASLAGQSQVALVDFYTEFKSQISNPAQYDFDNVKDPVCPATGVDGSGLPTYTFPTCTAAALSATPGKPSPDWWQHHVFADSFHPTPYGHQQLSQLVARSLSQKGWL, encoded by the coding sequence TTGGCAAGCAAACTCAAACTCCTGGCTGCCGCACTGGCAACCGCCGGCCTGCTGGCAGCCTGCGGCGGCGGTGGCGGTGCAGACACCACTCCCAAGGCCAAGGTGACTTCGGTCAAGGTCATGGGCGACAGCCTCGCGGACAGCGGCACCTTCGGCTTCAAGTTCACGGTGCAGGGCTCGGCCCTGACCGGTGCCGGCTCCACCCCGATCTGGCCAGAGCGCATCGCCGACCAGTTCAGCCAGAGCTTGTGTGCCCACTATCGTGCGGGCGACGAGAACCTGACGACCTACCAGGAGGTCGCCAGCTGCACCAACTATGCGGTGGGCGGCGGCCGTGTAAATCCGCTGGACGCACCGACATCACCGAAGTCGGTGCTGGTGCAGATTCAGGCGGCATCCAAGGCCGGATTCAGCGCCGATGATCTGGTCATCATCGATGGCGGCGCCAATGATGCTGCGGATGTGATCGGCGCACTGATTGCTGCAGCCAGAGGTAATTCGCAGCCGCTCAATGCCATGGTGGCCTGGCTGGATTCCAAGGCGCCGGGTACGTCCACGGCGCTGATGACGCAGGCCGGAGGCGATGCATCCAAGTTTGCCGGCCTTGCCGCTGGAGCCTACCTCCAGACCCTGGCCAAGACCCTGGCTGGATCCATTGCGCAGAATGTGATCGCCAAGGGCGCCACGCGGGTGGCGGTGTTGAACGTTCCTGCCATCACCAAGACGCCACGCTTCCAGATGGTCCTGGCCAGCATTGCCCAGGCCGCCGGTGGCGGTGAGACGGGCGCTGCCGCAGCCGCCAAGCAGGAAGCCGCTTTCGACTCCCTGGTGCAGGTGTTCAATACCCAGTTGGGAGCCAGCCTGGCCGGTCAATCCCAGGTGGCCCTGGTCGATTTCTACACCGAATTCAAGAGCCAGATCAGCAACCCCGCCCAGTACGACTTCGACAACGTGAAGGACCCGGTGTGCCCTGCCACCGGCGTGGACGGTAGCGGTCTGCCCACCTATACCTTCCCCACCTGCACGGCCGCCGCTCTGAGTGCGACGCCCGGCAAGCCCAGCCCCGATTGGTGGCAGCACCATGTGTTTGCCGACAGCTTCCATCCCACGCCTTACGGCCACCAGCAGCTAAGCCAGCTGGTCGCGCGTTCGCTGTCCCAAAAGGGCTGGCTGTAA
- the corA gene encoding magnesium/cobalt transporter CorA has translation MLNIFTLANGRLVQEEIESLADLERFQPIWVDLESPTLEEKRWIKQHYELSIPEDAMDDDIEESARFYEEDNGDLHIRSDFLIDDIEDPRSVRVAFIINQHNKNLRSCGVLFSIHDEDVPVFRLLRMRARRAPGLIDEAKDVLLKLFDADAEYSADTLERIYDDLEKVSQQVLSGDVTDEAAKDVLGAIARQEDLNGRIRRNVMDTRRAVSFMMRSKMLNAEQFEEARQILRDIESLDSHTAFLFDKINFLMDATVGFININQNKIIKIFSVASVALLPPTLIASVYGMNFKLMPELEWQYGYPYVIGLMIASALGPMLYFRKRGWLK, from the coding sequence ATGCTCAACATCTTTACGCTGGCCAATGGCCGTCTGGTTCAGGAAGAAATCGAATCCCTGGCCGATCTTGAGCGCTTTCAGCCCATCTGGGTCGATCTGGAGTCGCCCACCCTCGAAGAAAAACGCTGGATCAAGCAGCACTACGAATTGTCCATCCCCGAAGATGCGATGGACGACGACATCGAGGAATCGGCCCGCTTTTACGAAGAAGACAACGGCGATCTGCACATCCGCAGCGACTTCTTGATCGACGATATCGAAGACCCGCGCTCGGTGCGCGTGGCCTTCATCATCAATCAGCACAACAAAAATCTGCGCAGCTGCGGCGTGCTGTTCTCGATTCACGATGAAGACGTACCCGTGTTCCGCCTGCTGCGCATGCGGGCACGCCGCGCGCCTGGCCTGATCGACGAAGCCAAGGATGTGCTGCTCAAGCTGTTCGACGCCGATGCCGAATACTCGGCCGATACGCTGGAACGCATTTACGACGATCTGGAAAAGGTCAGCCAGCAGGTGTTGTCCGGCGATGTGACCGACGAGGCCGCCAAGGACGTGCTGGGCGCCATTGCCCGCCAGGAAGACTTGAACGGCCGCATTCGCCGCAACGTGATGGATACGCGCCGCGCCGTGAGCTTCATGATGCGCTCCAAGATGCTCAATGCCGAGCAGTTCGAGGAAGCGCGCCAGATTCTGCGCGACATCGAGTCGCTGGACAGCCACACGGCGTTTCTCTTCGACAAGATCAACTTCTTGATGGATGCCACCGTCGGTTTCATCAACATCAACCAGAACAAGATCATCAAGATCTTCTCCGTGGCCAGTGTGGCCCTGCTGCCGCCCACGCTGATCGCCAGCGTCTACGGCATGAACTTCAAACTCATGCCCGAGCTGGAATGGCAGTACGGCTATCCCTATGTCATAGGGCTGATGATTGCCAGCGCCCTCGGGCCCATGCTCTATTTCCGCAAGCGCGGCTGGCTGAAATAA
- a CDS encoding OmpW family outer membrane protein, producing the protein MKNTMRIAMAVAALATCSLASAQTAGSWLGRVGVTHLAPDVDSGNLSAPSFPNTKVDAKSSTQLSGGITYMVTDNLALDVPLATPFKHDLVGDGAIAGVGKLGSTKAIPATLLLQYRFNQANASFRPYVAAGVTYAHFFGEKTTATLNGLTGGTQANPTTAKVDDKFGVLAQLGFVYNFNERWFVDASYSKSFLKTKIHLSSGQSISVKLNPNVFSLGVGYRF; encoded by the coding sequence ATGAAAAACACCATGCGGATCGCGATGGCAGTGGCGGCATTGGCTACCTGTAGCTTGGCTAGCGCCCAGACGGCAGGTTCCTGGCTGGGGCGGGTGGGCGTCACCCATCTGGCCCCCGATGTGGACAGCGGCAATCTGTCAGCCCCGTCGTTTCCCAACACCAAGGTCGATGCCAAGAGCAGCACCCAGCTGTCAGGCGGCATCACCTATATGGTGACCGACAATCTGGCTCTGGATGTGCCGTTGGCAACGCCTTTCAAGCATGACCTGGTGGGCGACGGTGCGATTGCCGGTGTGGGCAAGCTGGGCAGCACCAAGGCGATTCCTGCCACGCTGTTGCTGCAGTACCGCTTCAACCAGGCCAATGCCAGCTTTCGCCCCTATGTGGCGGCGGGCGTGACCTATGCCCACTTCTTTGGTGAAAAGACCACGGCCACGCTCAACGGCCTGACCGGCGGTACGCAGGCCAATCCAACCACGGCCAAGGTGGACGACAAATTCGGCGTGCTGGCGCAGCTGGGCTTTGTCTACAACTTCAATGAGCGCTGGTTTGTGGACGCCTCCTATTCCAAGAGCTTTTTGAAGACCAAGATCCATCTGTCCTCGGGTCAAAGCATCAGCGTCAAGCTCAATCCGAATGTGTTTTCGCTGGGCGTGGGCTACCGCTTCTAA
- a CDS encoding 5'-methylthioadenosine/adenosylhomocysteine nucleosidase: MTTTLAILSALPEEQEGLVHMLADQERMAHAGRVFWRGTLHGRPVVCALSGIGKVAAATTATALIERFGAQAIVFTGVAGALAQSVKVGDVVVASHYVQHDMDASPLFPRFELPGYGRSVLACDAPLSQLLAQATAECLAGPAAAWAASMGLDAPQLHQGLVASGDRFVSGAAESAALRANLLTAGHGALAVEMEGAAIAQVCADYGLAFAAMRSISDKADDTAHVDFPAFVQKIARNYACSILPRLCELL; encoded by the coding sequence ATGACAACCACTTTGGCCATCCTTAGCGCCCTGCCCGAAGAACAAGAGGGTCTGGTGCACATGCTTGCCGATCAGGAGCGCATGGCACACGCTGGTCGGGTGTTCTGGCGCGGAACACTGCATGGTCGGCCCGTGGTTTGCGCCCTGTCCGGTATCGGCAAGGTGGCCGCAGCCACCACGGCCACGGCCTTGATAGAGCGCTTTGGCGCGCAGGCCATTGTGTTTACCGGCGTGGCCGGCGCGCTGGCGCAGTCGGTGAAGGTGGGCGATGTGGTGGTGGCCAGCCACTATGTGCAGCACGATATGGATGCCTCGCCGCTGTTCCCGCGCTTTGAGCTGCCAGGCTACGGCCGCTCGGTGCTGGCCTGCGATGCGCCGCTGAGCCAGCTGCTGGCGCAGGCCACGGCCGAATGTCTGGCCGGGCCGGCTGCGGCCTGGGCGGCATCCATGGGGCTGGACGCGCCGCAGCTGCACCAGGGGCTGGTGGCCAGCGGTGACCGCTTTGTCAGCGGTGCGGCAGAGTCGGCTGCGCTGCGCGCCAACCTGCTCACCGCAGGCCATGGGGCGCTGGCCGTGGAGATGGAGGGCGCGGCCATCGCCCAGGTCTGTGCCGATTACGGCCTGGCCTTTGCCGCCATGCGCAGCATCTCGGACAAGGCCGACGACACGGCCCATGTGGACTTTCCGGCCTTTGTGCAGAAAATTGCCCGCAACTACGCTTGCAGCATTCTTCCCCGGCTGTGCGAGCTGCTTTGA
- the rimI gene encoding ribosomal protein S18-alanine N-acetyltransferase — protein MSQAPSHTDRAALQDQAASLVHFEPLSALWLDVLLPIEAQAYSHPWTRGNFQDAMVAGYETQLLVDENHQLLGYFVAMTVLDEVHLLNITVNPLYQRQGWARVMLDALSLWARQQNAQWLWLEVRASNTRAREIYALHGFAEVGQRKNYYPTPEGPREHAVLMSLKLWP, from the coding sequence ATGAGCCAAGCCCCCAGTCACACCGATCGCGCAGCGCTGCAAGACCAGGCGGCGTCTCTGGTGCATTTCGAACCGCTGTCGGCGCTATGGCTTGATGTGCTGCTTCCTATCGAGGCACAGGCCTATTCCCACCCCTGGACACGCGGCAACTTTCAGGACGCCATGGTGGCCGGCTACGAAACCCAGTTGCTGGTGGACGAAAACCACCAGCTGCTGGGCTATTTTGTGGCCATGACGGTGCTCGACGAGGTGCATTTGCTCAACATCACCGTCAACCCGCTCTACCAGCGCCAGGGCTGGGCCCGGGTCATGCTCGATGCCCTATCGCTGTGGGCACGCCAGCAAAATGCGCAGTGGCTGTGGCTGGAAGTGCGGGCCAGCAATACCCGCGCCCGCGAAATCTACGCCTTGCATGGCTTTGCCGAAGTCGGCCAGCGCAAGAACTACTACCCCACCCCCGAGGGCCCGCGCGAACACGCGGTGCTGATGAGTCTGAAGTTATGGCCATGA
- the tsaB gene encoding tRNA (adenosine(37)-N6)-threonylcarbamoyltransferase complex dimerization subunit type 1 TsaB, with the protein MNFLALDTSTDTLFVAVQRGDAIWQYSGPGAQQSSSQLLPAIRQLMSEAGLAFKELDAIAFGRGPGSFTGLRTACAITQGLAFAAKVPVLPIDTLLAVAEEARQLHGCNEVMAVLDARMNEVYHAPFSYENGDWIVPEDFGLCAPEALQVPAGLTVAGNAQHVYPEQLAPQAAHVHALPTATALLRLAPALLAKGCAVPAEQALPRYIRDKVAKTTAEREAEKRAAQLADTPATPTP; encoded by the coding sequence ATGAATTTTCTTGCCCTAGACACCAGTACCGATACCCTTTTTGTTGCCGTCCAGCGTGGCGACGCCATCTGGCAGTACAGCGGTCCTGGGGCGCAGCAATCCTCATCCCAGCTGCTGCCCGCGATTCGCCAGCTGATGAGCGAAGCAGGTCTGGCCTTCAAGGAGCTGGACGCCATCGCCTTTGGCCGCGGCCCCGGCTCCTTCACCGGTCTGCGCACGGCCTGCGCCATTACTCAGGGCCTGGCTTTTGCCGCCAAAGTACCGGTACTGCCCATAGATACGCTGCTGGCCGTGGCCGAGGAAGCGCGCCAGCTGCACGGCTGCAACGAAGTCATGGCCGTGCTCGATGCCCGCATGAACGAGGTCTACCATGCCCCGTTTAGCTATGAAAACGGCGACTGGATCGTCCCCGAAGACTTCGGCCTGTGCGCTCCCGAGGCGCTGCAGGTGCCCGCAGGGCTGACGGTGGCCGGCAATGCCCAGCATGTCTACCCCGAACAGCTGGCGCCCCAGGCTGCGCATGTCCATGCCCTGCCCACGGCCACCGCCTTGCTACGCCTAGCTCCGGCCCTGTTGGCAAAAGGCTGCGCCGTGCCGGCAGAGCAGGCCCTACCCCGCTATATCCGCGATAAAGTGGCCAAAACCACGGCAGAACGCGAAGCGGAAAAAAGGGCCGCCCAGCTGGCCGATACACCCGCCACTCCCACACCATGA
- a CDS encoding acyl-CoA dehydrogenase family protein, with the protein MFSCAFKDVLSTLAKTAVARDRQGGHAAHEKVLLRDAGLLRLAVPRQHGGDERSWPDIYRHIRALAAVDSALAHVLAFHQLQVATVLIYGSAQQQHGWLRRTTDENGWWGNALNPRDTRLQAQPLPHTAAASGYELNGTKGFCSGTRGSHYLTVSARVEGHSQPVLGLLETAAPGIAVKDDWNPMGQRQTDSGSVQFTQVYLPASAVMRDEAASTSAFHTLRNCLAQLVLVNLFVGVAQGARQQARDYALQHAKPWMGSTVERATDDPYLLRRMGEMQAQISAAALMADHAAALLQKAWLQGDSLGSQERAAVAIAVFEAKVMAHRSTLFATQEMFDVVGSRGTHADLGFDRFWRNVRTHTLHDPLDYKLQALGRWAVYGEEPSALNYN; encoded by the coding sequence ATGTTCTCTTGCGCCTTCAAAGACGTTCTCTCCACCCTTGCAAAAACTGCGGTTGCGCGGGATCGCCAGGGCGGCCACGCAGCTCATGAAAAAGTGCTGCTGCGCGATGCTGGCCTGCTGCGCCTGGCCGTGCCGCGCCAGCATGGCGGCGACGAGCGCAGCTGGCCCGATATTTACCGCCACATCCGCGCCCTGGCAGCGGTGGACAGTGCGCTGGCCCATGTGCTGGCCTTCCACCAGCTACAAGTCGCCACGGTGCTGATCTATGGCTCTGCGCAGCAACAGCACGGCTGGCTGAGGCGCACCACGGATGAAAACGGCTGGTGGGGCAATGCGCTCAATCCGCGCGACACACGGCTGCAGGCTCAGCCTCTGCCCCACACGGCCGCAGCGTCAGGCTATGAACTCAATGGCACCAAAGGCTTTTGCTCTGGCACGCGCGGTTCCCACTACCTGACCGTATCGGCCCGCGTCGAAGGTCACTCTCAGCCGGTGCTGGGCTTGCTCGAGACCGCAGCCCCCGGCATCGCCGTCAAGGACGACTGGAACCCCATGGGCCAGCGCCAGACCGATAGCGGCTCCGTGCAGTTCACCCAGGTGTATTTGCCCGCCAGCGCCGTAATGCGCGATGAAGCGGCCAGCACCAGCGCGTTCCACACCTTGCGCAACTGCCTGGCCCAACTGGTGCTGGTCAATCTGTTTGTGGGCGTGGCCCAGGGCGCGCGCCAGCAGGCCCGTGACTATGCGCTGCAGCATGCCAAGCCCTGGATGGGCTCCACGGTGGAGCGCGCCACGGACGACCCCTATCTGCTGCGCCGCATGGGCGAGATGCAGGCCCAGATCTCGGCCGCCGCGCTGATGGCCGACCACGCGGCCGCACTGCTGCAAAAAGCCTGGCTTCAAGGTGACAGTCTCGGCAGCCAGGAGCGGGCAGCAGTGGCGATTGCCGTGTTTGAAGCCAAGGTCATGGCGCACCGCAGCACGCTGTTTGCCACGCAGGAAATGTTTGATGTGGTGGGCTCGCGCGGCACGCATGCCGATCTGGGCTTTGACCGCTTCTGGCGCAATGTGCGTACCCATACCCTGCACGACCCGCTGGACTACAAGCTGCAGGCCCTGGGCCGCTGGGCCGTGTATGGCGAAGAGCCTTCGGCACTGAACTACAACTGA
- a CDS encoding uracil-DNA glycosylase family protein, translating to MAMNLDARQRAMLEAMGITVWLPEPALEAPARVAVAAPAAAAFESMVAASAVASAAPVVPRTEPATPVHHPVPPVAEQAAAAQAAPMPAPAPAAAPVARPAPTATRPGTPIQGSSTRAPQRYVQQPAAGPAGEPGLGWKLGQAQLVYPDAAQPGAQGGWLILLEPPANPLPLTPDQKPGPGSAQTALQGDAAKLLDNMLRALNLQQHPRVYSAALHRAAPDADLSQAEPVQPALQALLQQLRPDCVLVLGLASARAVLGRHDALGRLRAEPHRIAGVPTVVTYDPNYLLRAPQAKAGAWADLCAAQALATK from the coding sequence ATGGCCATGAACCTGGACGCCCGCCAGCGGGCCATGCTGGAAGCCATGGGCATTACCGTCTGGCTGCCCGAGCCGGCGCTGGAAGCGCCCGCTAGGGTCGCCGTGGCTGCCCCGGCAGCTGCTGCCTTTGAAAGCATGGTTGCCGCTTCGGCAGTGGCCTCAGCTGCGCCTGTGGTCCCGCGTACCGAGCCAGCGACACCAGTCCACCACCCGGTGCCACCCGTGGCAGAGCAGGCCGCTGCGGCTCAAGCCGCGCCCATGCCCGCTCCTGCTCCGGCCGCAGCGCCGGTGGCCAGACCGGCCCCCACAGCCACCCGCCCCGGCACGCCGATTCAGGGCAGCAGCACGCGTGCACCGCAACGCTATGTGCAGCAGCCGGCCGCTGGCCCGGCGGGCGAGCCCGGCCTGGGCTGGAAGCTGGGCCAGGCCCAGCTGGTCTACCCCGATGCAGCGCAGCCGGGCGCACAAGGCGGCTGGCTGATCTTGCTGGAGCCGCCCGCCAATCCGCTGCCGCTGACGCCCGATCAAAAGCCCGGCCCCGGCAGTGCGCAGACCGCGCTGCAAGGCGATGCCGCCAAGCTGCTGGACAATATGCTGCGGGCCCTGAATCTGCAGCAGCACCCGCGCGTCTACAGCGCGGCACTGCACCGCGCCGCGCCCGATGCCGATCTGAGCCAGGCCGAACCCGTGCAACCGGCGCTGCAAGCGCTGCTGCAGCAGCTGCGCCCGGACTGCGTGCTGGTGCTGGGCCTGGCCAGCGCCCGTGCCGTATTGGGCCGCCATGATGCGCTGGGCCGCCTGAGGGCCGAACCCCACCGCATTGCCGGCGTACCCACCGTCGTCACCTACGACCCCAATTACCTGTTGCGCGCTCCCCAGGCCAAGGCTGGTGCCTGGGCCGATCTGTGTGCCGCCCAGGCTTTGGCGACAAAATGA
- the dacB gene encoding D-alanyl-D-alanine carboxypeptidase/D-alanyl-D-alanine-endopeptidase, whose protein sequence is MLNHKSILRHTLAALSLPLLSLFAQMPLAHAQSSAQSDTRIPAAVDAALARAKIPRDAVSLLVMDVDGKSAPRLAWRTHQSMNPASVMKLVTTYAALDQLGPAYVWRTPVFLGGSVDNGALRGNLYIQGQGDPKLVLERLWLMLRRLQGLGVKVIVGDIILDRSAFQLDAHNAATFDNEPWRPYNASPDALLVNYKALALSIAPDSGAGVARIQYDPPMFGMNNQEAVPLAAPNSDCGDWRSKMQLDMNDPQRIAFLGAYPAQCGDKSWSIAPAQPERFAAKAIEGMWRDLGGKLTGSVRDGRVPAGLQPAFQSESPSLSEVVRDINKYSNNIMAQHVFLTLGMQRTGVASFEASRQALAQWWQARWGAAELPAVDNGAGLSRNAAITANGLGLMLQSAWASPVMPEFMASMPIVGVDGTLRRSNSKYAGAAHLKTGTLRDSTALAGYVDAANGRRYVLVAMANHANAGAARAAWDALIDWTAAQ, encoded by the coding sequence ATGCTGAACCACAAGTCCATTCTTCGCCACACCCTGGCCGCGCTGAGCCTGCCCCTGCTGTCGCTGTTTGCGCAGATGCCGCTGGCCCATGCACAGTCCAGCGCCCAGTCCGACACCCGTATTCCGGCGGCAGTGGATGCGGCGCTGGCCCGCGCCAAGATTCCGCGCGATGCCGTGTCGCTGCTGGTCATGGATGTGGACGGAAAATCCGCGCCTCGCCTGGCCTGGCGCACGCACCAGTCCATGAATCCGGCTTCCGTCATGAAGCTGGTCACCACCTATGCGGCGCTGGATCAACTGGGTCCGGCCTATGTGTGGCGCACGCCGGTGTTTCTGGGCGGCAGCGTGGACAACGGCGCGCTGCGCGGCAATCTCTACATTCAGGGCCAGGGCGATCCCAAGCTGGTGCTGGAGCGCTTGTGGCTGATGCTGCGCCGCCTGCAAGGCCTGGGCGTGAAGGTCATTGTGGGCGACATCATTCTGGACCGCAGCGCTTTTCAGCTGGACGCCCACAATGCCGCCACTTTCGACAACGAACCCTGGCGGCCCTACAACGCCTCGCCCGATGCGCTGCTGGTTAATTACAAGGCCTTGGCTTTGAGTATTGCTCCTGATTCGGGAGCTGGTGTCGCTCGTATTCAATACGATCCACCAATGTTTGGTATGAATAATCAGGAAGCAGTGCCGCTGGCTGCTCCTAATTCTGATTGTGGCGACTGGCGCAGCAAGATGCAGCTGGACATGAACGATCCGCAGCGCATTGCCTTCCTGGGCGCTTATCCGGCGCAGTGCGGCGACAAGAGCTGGTCGATTGCTCCGGCCCAGCCCGAGCGCTTTGCGGCCAAGGCGATTGAAGGCATGTGGCGCGATCTGGGCGGCAAGCTCACCGGCAGCGTGCGCGATGGCCGGGTGCCGGCCGGGCTGCAACCGGCGTTCCAGAGCGAGTCGCCCTCGCTGTCCGAAGTGGTGCGCGACATCAACAAATACAGCAACAACATCATGGCCCAGCATGTGTTTCTGACCCTGGGCATGCAGCGCACCGGCGTGGCCAGCTTCGAGGCTTCGCGCCAGGCCCTGGCCCAGTGGTGGCAGGCGCGCTGGGGCGCTGCCGAACTGCCTGCCGTGGACAACGGTGCCGGCCTGAGCCGCAATGCTGCAATTACCGCCAACGGCCTGGGTCTGATGCTGCAAAGCGCCTGGGCCTCGCCCGTGATGCCGGAATTCATGGCCTCCATGCCCATCGTCGGCGTCGATGGCACTTTGCGCCGCAGCAACAGCAAATATGCCGGCGCGGCCCACCTCAAGACGGGCACGCTGCGCGACTCCACCGCGCTGGCCGGCTATGTGGATGCGGCCAACGGCCGCCGCTATGTGCTGGTGGCCATGGCCAACCACGCCAATGCCGGCGCCGCGCGAGCGGCCTGGGATGCGCTGATCGACTGGACGGCAGCGCAGTAG